A section of the Chryseobacterium scophthalmum genome encodes:
- a CDS encoding TonB-dependent siderophore receptor — translation MKKQIISLGLMVISVTVSAQLKNAEADTIRIGTIEDVNIRKTGNPNKATPMSTKSNLTVMETPQPIAIVTHDIIEQQQAKQLSDVLQNVNGMYITSSRGNSQDSFGGRGFALGNDNIFKNGSRVNSGVFPEVSGLERIEVLKGANAMLYGNTAAGGVINMITKKPRFDFGGSVGLNAGSWNSYKPTVDIYGPLTKNIAFRVNGAYEYAESFRDVVQSEKYYFNPSFLFNLSPKSQLIVEADYLKNDFTPDFGIGAIENKDKSYSLNTGLDRSAFLGTDWQYQNVEQVSTNVTFNHKFNDNWSLNSTASYQNYTKDYFSTERVQWGYATASPNRLSWNRPLNRTYNEQNYTSAQINLNGEFNTGKINHKVLIGTDADYGVADSYSYYNPLNRAAYGTSYIYGTNGTTGRLYLDDPSSWASGTMPESQTLEKNRINTRRIGIYAQDFVSLSKEFKVIAGLRWSYIENMPTINTKYKTVTGGLVNLNSTTTKGLVDNSASSDQAISPKVGFVYMPNDNLSAFATYTNSFVANVGKERNGEALTPTNIDQYEVGVKKNLWNNALAVNLTVYQILYKNYYQNALDNNGNAVDPTGLTKDFAGQMRSRGVELDITGNPTENLSIIGGISYNNSVYLDTPEMFGYVEDQRLVRTPATTANASVFYKFTKLVPGLRVGASVYYIGNRLAGWNDTKTGANSLAARNGVSRVFEIKDYTTVALSAGYEWKKFMIQAKVGNLFDVENYNVHENYSVNPITPRNFYFTLTYKL, via the coding sequence ATGAAAAAACAAATTATCTCTTTAGGCTTAATGGTTATTTCTGTTACAGTTAGTGCTCAACTAAAAAATGCAGAAGCAGATACGATTAGAATCGGAACCATCGAAGATGTGAATATCCGTAAGACAGGAAACCCTAACAAGGCAACCCCAATGTCTACAAAATCGAATCTTACCGTGATGGAAACTCCACAACCCATTGCAATCGTTACTCATGATATTATTGAGCAGCAACAGGCAAAACAGCTTAGTGATGTGTTGCAAAATGTAAACGGAATGTATATTACTTCTTCAAGAGGAAATTCTCAGGATAGTTTCGGTGGACGTGGTTTCGCTCTTGGTAATGACAATATTTTTAAAAACGGATCAAGAGTTAATAGTGGTGTTTTCCCTGAAGTAAGCGGATTAGAGAGAATTGAGGTTTTAAAAGGAGCCAATGCAATGCTTTACGGAAATACGGCTGCAGGAGGTGTCATCAACATGATTACAAAAAAACCTAGGTTTGATTTTGGTGGAAGTGTTGGTTTGAACGCAGGTAGCTGGAATTCTTACAAACCAACAGTTGATATTTATGGTCCTTTAACAAAAAATATTGCATTCAGAGTAAACGGAGCTTATGAATATGCTGAAAGTTTCAGGGATGTGGTACAATCGGAGAAATACTACTTCAACCCTTCATTCTTATTTAATCTGAGCCCTAAATCTCAATTAATCGTTGAAGCTGATTATCTTAAAAATGATTTCACTCCGGATTTTGGAATTGGCGCTATTGAAAATAAAGATAAAAGCTATTCTCTGAATACAGGATTAGATAGAAGTGCATTTTTAGGAACAGATTGGCAATATCAAAATGTAGAACAGGTTTCTACCAATGTTACTTTTAATCATAAGTTTAATGATAATTGGTCGTTAAATTCTACGGCTTCTTATCAAAATTATACTAAGGATTATTTTTCTACAGAAAGAGTTCAGTGGGGTTATGCAACAGCAAGTCCGAACCGCCTTTCTTGGAACAGACCTTTGAACAGAACATATAACGAGCAAAACTATACTTCTGCACAGATAAACCTAAATGGAGAATTTAATACCGGAAAAATCAATCATAAAGTTTTAATCGGTACAGATGCTGATTACGGTGTTGCTGATTCTTATAGTTATTATAATCCTTTAAATAGAGCAGCTTACGGTACAAGCTATATTTATGGTACAAATGGAACTACAGGTCGTCTATATCTTGACGATCCTTCATCTTGGGCAAGCGGAACGATGCCAGAATCTCAAACGCTGGAAAAAAACCGTATTAATACGAGAAGAATTGGAATTTATGCTCAGGATTTTGTAAGTCTTTCGAAAGAATTTAAGGTGATTGCAGGATTACGTTGGTCTTATATTGAAAACATGCCAACTATCAATACTAAGTACAAGACTGTTACTGGCGGTTTGGTAAATCTTAATTCTACAACAACTAAAGGATTAGTAGATAATTCAGCATCTTCAGACCAAGCAATATCTCCAAAAGTAGGTTTTGTTTACATGCCAAATGATAATCTTTCAGCTTTTGCAACTTATACCAATTCATTTGTTGCAAACGTAGGAAAAGAAAGAAATGGAGAAGCATTAACACCTACAAACATTGATCAGTATGAAGTTGGAGTAAAAAAGAATCTTTGGAATAATGCATTGGCTGTAAATTTAACTGTATATCAAATCTTATACAAAAATTACTATCAAAATGCTTTAGATAATAATGGAAATGCTGTTGATCCTACAGGTTTAACAAAAGATTTTGCAGGACAAATGAGAAGCCGTGGTGTTGAGCTTGACATTACAGGAAATCCTACTGAAAACTTATCAATTATCGGAGGTATTTCTTACAACAATTCGGTTTATTTGGATACTCCTGAAATGTTTGGATATGTGGAAGATCAAAGATTGGTAAGAACACCTGCAACTACAGCTAACGCTTCTGTTTTCTATAAGTTTACAAAATTAGTTCCCGGACTTAGAGTTGGAGCAAGTGTATACTATATCGGTAATAGATTGGCTGGATGGAATGATACAAAAACAGGAGCAAACAGTTTAGCAGCCAGAAATGGAGTAAGCAGAGTTTTTGAAATAAAAGATTATACAACAGTGGCTTTATCTGCAGGTTATGAATGGAAAAAATTCATGATTCAGGCTAAAGTTGGGAACTTGTTTGATGTAGAGAATTACAATGTACACGAAAATTATTCTGTAAATCCTATTACACCAAGAAACTTTTATTTTACGCTTACTTACAAGCTTTAA